From one Paludisphaera rhizosphaerae genomic stretch:
- a CDS encoding PVC-type heme-binding CxxCH protein — protein sequence MSQLRKFGPMCMGLAIAVWGTSRVDAQQPAPVENVSTFPHRSPQDERKALHVPPGFEIQLVAAEPDIQKPLNLAFDDKGRLWITDTIEYPWPAKDGDKPRDTVKILSDFGPDGRARKIETFADGLNIPIGLLPKPSAREALVHSIPNIYLLKDADGDGKAEIKEPLYGIFGNRDTHGMTNAFSWGYDGWIYACHGFSNTSEVSGADKKAITMNSGNTYRMRPDGSHAEYVTHGQVNPFGLAFDERGYLYSCDCHSKPLYQLIRGGYYPSFGKPHDGLGFAPEMVTHDHGSTAISGIVYYASDQFPEAYRGTTFIGNVVTNRINHDKLEWTGTSPKGIEQPDFVWSEDNWFRPVDLELGPDGDLYVADFYNRIIGHYEVPLTHPGRDRDSGRVWRIVYKGDGSKPVSSPQAVDRTTAGVDSLIADLASPTLPVRTSATNQLVERGGAEAAGKLRGLVSQPGAPAQQVVHALWALERLGKLDDELLVKIWKGFSDQAIRIHVLRVLADRPSLSPIARAIALESTDDAHITRARAEVLGAHPNPAFVAELLGLWRKTDPKDTHLIHVIRIALRDQLIDPAVWPQIAAAPLDDRDRADLADVAVGTPNAAAASFLLAHLRSFAESPGNVSRYLHHVARYGEEAVIPSVSSWVLADQASAPRKLDLIKEVQQGLQERGAGLPDELRKAAVSIVTKALTGANAGQIKRGIAAIGDFQLKECIPSLESAFARTDLADDVRASTLAGIAALDMPLGLAKLKKALDDGTLSPSLREATAISLANIDKPEARAAVLGSLATAPERIQSTAAAALVRRKDGAAALLEAIAAGKASARLLQQRPIVIGLENAGIADVGDRIAKLLAGLPPADAQVRDLLDKRREGFQKAACDSTAGAKTFEVRCGVCHQVEGKGAKVGPQLDGVGGRGLERLLEDVLDPNRNVDQMFRTTVLALKDGRVVSGMLLREEGKVLVIADSQGKETRVPADEVEERKIVQLSPMPGDLAQQIPEAEFYNLISYLLGRREDKPAK from the coding sequence ATGTCGCAATTGAGGAAGTTCGGTCCCATGTGCATGGGGCTGGCGATCGCCGTTTGGGGGACGTCGCGCGTCGACGCCCAGCAGCCCGCCCCGGTCGAGAACGTGTCGACCTTCCCCCACCGATCGCCCCAGGACGAGCGCAAGGCGCTCCACGTCCCGCCGGGGTTCGAGATTCAGTTGGTGGCCGCCGAGCCCGACATCCAGAAGCCCCTCAACCTGGCGTTCGACGACAAGGGGAGGCTCTGGATTACCGACACGATCGAGTACCCCTGGCCGGCCAAGGACGGCGACAAGCCCCGAGACACGGTCAAGATCCTCTCCGACTTCGGACCGGACGGCCGCGCGCGCAAGATCGAGACCTTCGCCGATGGGCTGAACATCCCCATCGGCCTTCTGCCGAAGCCCTCGGCGCGCGAGGCGCTCGTCCACAGCATCCCCAACATCTACCTGCTGAAGGACGCCGACGGCGACGGCAAGGCCGAGATCAAGGAACCGCTGTACGGGATCTTCGGCAACCGCGACACCCACGGCATGACCAACGCTTTCAGCTGGGGATACGACGGCTGGATCTACGCCTGCCACGGGTTCTCGAACACCTCGGAGGTCTCGGGAGCCGACAAGAAGGCGATCACGATGAACTCGGGCAACACCTACCGGATGCGGCCCGACGGCTCCCACGCCGAGTACGTCACCCACGGCCAGGTCAACCCGTTCGGCCTGGCGTTCGACGAAAGGGGCTACCTCTACTCGTGCGACTGCCACAGCAAGCCGCTCTATCAACTGATCCGGGGCGGCTACTACCCGAGCTTCGGCAAGCCCCATGACGGCCTCGGCTTCGCGCCTGAAATGGTCACCCACGACCACGGCTCGACGGCCATCTCGGGGATCGTCTACTACGCCTCGGACCAGTTCCCCGAGGCCTACCGCGGCACCACGTTCATCGGCAACGTGGTCACCAATCGGATCAACCACGACAAGCTCGAGTGGACCGGCACCAGCCCGAAGGGGATCGAACAGCCCGACTTCGTCTGGAGCGAGGACAACTGGTTCCGCCCCGTCGACCTGGAACTGGGCCCCGACGGCGATCTGTATGTGGCCGACTTCTACAACCGGATCATCGGCCATTACGAGGTGCCGTTGACTCACCCCGGCCGCGACCGCGACAGCGGCCGCGTCTGGAGGATCGTCTATAAGGGGGACGGCTCCAAACCCGTCTCCTCGCCTCAGGCCGTCGACCGGACCACGGCCGGCGTCGATTCGCTGATCGCCGACCTCGCCAGCCCGACGCTCCCCGTCCGCACGTCGGCGACGAATCAACTGGTCGAACGGGGCGGTGCCGAGGCGGCTGGGAAGCTCCGTGGGCTGGTCTCCCAACCCGGCGCGCCGGCGCAGCAGGTGGTCCACGCCCTCTGGGCCCTCGAACGGCTGGGCAAGCTGGACGACGAGCTATTGGTCAAGATTTGGAAGGGCTTCAGCGACCAGGCCATCCGGATTCACGTCCTCCGAGTCCTGGCTGATCGACCGTCCCTCTCCCCGATCGCTCGGGCGATCGCCCTGGAGTCGACCGACGACGCCCACATCACGCGAGCGAGGGCCGAGGTTCTCGGAGCGCACCCGAATCCGGCCTTCGTCGCCGAGCTCCTTGGCCTCTGGCGGAAGACCGATCCGAAAGACACGCATCTAATCCACGTCATTCGGATCGCCTTGCGTGATCAATTGATCGATCCTGCCGTCTGGCCGCAGATCGCCGCAGCGCCGTTGGACGATCGCGATCGGGCCGACCTGGCCGACGTGGCGGTGGGGACGCCGAACGCAGCGGCCGCATCGTTCCTGCTCGCTCACCTAAGGAGTTTTGCGGAGAGTCCGGGGAACGTCTCCCGCTATTTGCATCACGTGGCCCGCTACGGGGAAGAAGCGGTCATTCCCTCGGTCTCGTCGTGGGTCCTCGCCGATCAAGCCTCGGCTCCGCGAAAGCTGGACCTCATCAAGGAGGTTCAGCAGGGACTGCAGGAGCGTGGCGCGGGCCTTCCCGATGAACTTCGGAAGGCCGCGGTCTCGATCGTGACGAAGGCTTTGACCGGGGCGAACGCCGGGCAGATCAAGCGTGGGATCGCGGCCATCGGGGATTTCCAGCTTAAGGAGTGCATCCCCTCTCTGGAGTCGGCCTTCGCTCGAACCGATCTTGCCGACGACGTGCGGGCCTCCACCCTGGCGGGGATCGCGGCGCTCGACATGCCGCTGGGCCTGGCGAAGTTGAAGAAGGCTCTCGACGACGGGACGCTCTCGCCTTCACTCCGTGAGGCGACCGCGATCTCGCTGGCGAATATCGACAAGCCCGAGGCGCGGGCCGCCGTTCTCGGCTCTCTGGCGACGGCGCCCGAGCGGATCCAGTCGACGGCCGCCGCGGCGCTCGTGCGTCGCAAGGACGGAGCTGCGGCTCTGCTTGAGGCGATCGCCGCCGGCAAGGCGTCGGCCCGGTTGCTCCAGCAGCGTCCGATCGTCATCGGACTGGAGAATGCGGGGATCGCGGACGTCGGCGACCGGATCGCCAAGCTCCTCGCCGGCCTTCCGCCAGCCGACGCCCAGGTCCGCGACCTGCTCGACAAGCGTCGCGAAGGCTTCCAGAAGGCGGCCTGCGACTCGACCGCCGGGGCCAAGACCTTCGAGGTCCGTTGCGGCGTCTGCCATCAGGTCGAGGGGAAGGGGGCGAAGGTCGGCCCGCAACTCGACGGCGTCGGCGGCCGGGGACTGGAGCGTCTGCTGGAGGATGTGCTCGACCCGAACCGTAACGTCGACCAGATGTTCAGGACCACCGTCCTGGCCCTGAAGGACGGCCGGGTCGTCTCCGGGATGCTGCTCCGCGAAGAAGGAAAGGTCCTCGTCATCGCCGACTCCCAGGGGAAGGAGACCCGCGTCCCGGCTGATGAAGTCGAGGAGCGCAAGATCGTCCAACTCTCCCCCATGCCGGGCGACCTCGCCCAGCAGATCCCCGAGGCTGAGTTCTACAACCTGATCTCTTACCTTCTAGGTCGACGCGAGGACAAGCCGGCGAAGTGA
- a CDS encoding aldo/keto reductase: MSSNQPNRRDVLQVGAAGLAALSLGGASMGAQEKNEQGVPLRPLGKTGVKVSLLGLGGHHSTRAKEEKDSLRLIQRAVDEGVTFLDNAWDYHNGGAEERMGKALEEGKIRDKVFLMTKVCGRTAKEAQSNLEDSLRRLRTDHIDLWQFHEINYENDPDRIFAAEAAIEVALKAKEQGKVRFIGFTGHRNPEVHLKMLQKPYDWATVQMPLNVLDGTFRSFQKQVLPVLVERGIGAIAMKTLGGNGGIVSNAKVPVERALGYVFSMPISTLVSGMESEKILEQNLKIVRSYQPMSHDEMIALETEYKAAAADGRYEGFKTTKNYDGPVHKKQQQEA, translated from the coding sequence ATGTCTTCCAACCAACCCAACCGTCGGGACGTGCTTCAGGTCGGGGCCGCGGGGCTCGCCGCGCTTTCGCTCGGCGGAGCCTCGATGGGGGCTCAGGAGAAGAACGAGCAGGGGGTGCCGCTTCGTCCCCTGGGCAAGACGGGTGTGAAGGTGTCGCTCCTGGGGCTCGGCGGCCACCACTCGACGCGGGCGAAGGAGGAGAAGGACTCGCTGCGACTCATCCAGCGCGCCGTGGACGAGGGAGTGACGTTCCTCGACAACGCCTGGGACTACCACAACGGCGGCGCCGAGGAGCGGATGGGCAAGGCCCTGGAAGAGGGGAAGATCCGCGACAAGGTCTTCCTCATGACCAAGGTCTGCGGACGCACCGCCAAGGAGGCCCAGTCGAACCTGGAAGACAGCCTTCGAAGGCTTCGGACTGACCACATCGACCTCTGGCAGTTCCACGAGATCAACTACGAGAACGACCCGGACCGCATCTTCGCGGCCGAGGCCGCCATCGAAGTCGCGCTCAAGGCGAAGGAGCAGGGGAAGGTCCGGTTCATCGGATTCACCGGCCATCGGAACCCGGAAGTCCACCTCAAGATGCTTCAGAAGCCCTACGATTGGGCCACCGTCCAGATGCCGCTGAACGTCCTGGACGGCACGTTCCGAAGCTTCCAGAAGCAGGTTCTGCCCGTGCTGGTCGAGCGCGGCATCGGCGCGATCGCGATGAAGACCCTGGGCGGCAACGGCGGGATCGTCAGCAATGCCAAGGTGCCCGTCGAGCGGGCCCTTGGCTATGTGTTCTCAATGCCGATCTCGACGCTCGTCTCGGGGATGGAGTCGGAGAAGATCCTGGAGCAAAACCTCAAGATCGTCCGTAGCTACCAGCCGATGTCGCACGACGAGATGATCGCCCTGGAGACCGAATACAAAGCGGCCGCCGCCGACGGCCGCTACGAGGGCTTCAAGACGACCAAGAACTACGACGGCCCCGTCCACAAGAAGCAGCAGCAAGAGGCGTGA
- a CDS encoding DUF1501 domain-containing protein, producing the protein MPSNLNQCPGPWASPTLDRREWLRRAGGGFGMLAMASLLEREAKAGDAAIPSAVLEARRPATAKRCIFLYMTGGPSQMDLFDPKPALAKLDGQPLPPSFGKVRGQFLENDPLCLASKRKWGRYGESGMDMSDLVPNLHKHADDIALIRSCVADSVVHAPAMYQMMTGRVLTGFPSLGSWVTYGLGSESDDLPSYVVMTQPEGTPEGGAPCWGAGFLPAHHQGTLFRSGPAPIVNLKPSDGFDPSRRRRMLDLLKGMNERGLDPADDELSARMASYELAFRMQSAAPEAVDLSRESELTKSMYGLDNERTADFGARCLLARRLVERGVRFVQLYSGGGPVAVQWDAHDDVDANHEKMCGMTDQPVAALLTDLKSRGLLDETLVIWGGEFGRTPVRQGGGRGRDHNAAGFSMWMAGGGVKGGSIVGETDEVGLKAISERAHVNDLHATILHLMGIDHLKLTYLHGGRDERLTDVGGRVLTGLLA; encoded by the coding sequence ATGCCCAGCAACCTCAACCAATGCCCCGGCCCCTGGGCCTCGCCGACGCTCGACCGCCGCGAATGGCTCCGGCGCGCGGGGGGCGGCTTCGGGATGCTGGCGATGGCCTCGTTGCTAGAGCGTGAGGCGAAGGCGGGCGACGCGGCGATTCCGTCCGCCGTCCTGGAGGCGCGACGGCCGGCGACGGCGAAGCGCTGCATCTTCCTGTACATGACCGGCGGGCCGAGCCAGATGGATCTCTTTGATCCCAAGCCGGCGCTCGCGAAGCTGGACGGCCAGCCGCTGCCGCCGAGCTTCGGCAAGGTCCGTGGCCAGTTCCTAGAGAACGACCCGCTCTGCCTGGCCTCGAAGCGGAAGTGGGGGCGGTACGGTGAGTCGGGGATGGACATGTCGGACCTCGTGCCGAACCTCCACAAGCACGCCGACGACATCGCCCTGATCCGATCCTGCGTCGCCGACAGCGTCGTCCACGCCCCGGCCATGTACCAGATGATGACCGGCCGCGTGCTGACCGGCTTCCCCAGCCTGGGGAGTTGGGTCACGTACGGCCTCGGGTCGGAAAGCGACGACCTGCCGTCGTACGTCGTCATGACCCAGCCCGAGGGGACTCCCGAAGGGGGCGCTCCTTGCTGGGGGGCGGGCTTCCTCCCGGCCCATCATCAGGGGACCCTCTTCCGCAGCGGCCCCGCGCCGATCGTCAACCTCAAGCCTTCGGACGGGTTCGACCCGAGTCGCCGACGCCGGATGCTGGACCTGCTGAAAGGCATGAACGAGCGAGGCCTCGACCCGGCCGACGACGAGCTTTCAGCCCGGATGGCTTCCTACGAACTCGCCTTCCGCATGCAGAGCGCCGCGCCCGAGGCCGTCGACCTCTCGCGCGAATCGGAGCTGACCAAGTCCATGTACGGACTCGACAACGAGCGAACCGCCGATTTCGGCGCCCGCTGCCTGCTGGCCCGGCGACTCGTCGAGCGCGGGGTGCGATTCGTCCAACTCTACTCAGGAGGCGGTCCGGTCGCCGTGCAGTGGGACGCACACGACGACGTCGACGCCAACCATGAAAAGATGTGCGGCATGACCGATCAGCCGGTCGCCGCCCTGTTGACCGATCTCAAGTCACGAGGTCTGCTCGACGAAACGCTCGTCATCTGGGGGGGCGAATTCGGCCGCACCCCGGTCCGACAGGGCGGAGGGCGAGGCCGCGACCACAACGCCGCCGGCTTCTCCATGTGGATGGCCGGCGGGGGCGTGAAGGGTGGGTCGATCGTGGGGGAGACGGATGAGGTCGGCCTGAAGGCGATCTCGGAGCGCGCCCACGTCAACGACCTGCACGCGACGATCCTCCACCTGATGGGGATCGACCACCTGAAGCTAACCTACTTGCACGGCGGTCGCGACGAACGCCTGACGGACGTCGGCGGCCGGGTCCTGACGGGTCTCCTCGCCTGA
- a CDS encoding Uma2 family endonuclease — MSIDLETRVTRLEDVLQALDGLHDVPPARILMTPTPGTATEDDAIAVLGRGRILCELIDGVLVEKGMGYIESFLGVAIAAMMRAFARAGRLGIVSGSDGPYLLAPEVVLIPDVAFLSWARCPTGSGPIMAVAPDLAVEILSISNTKAEMERKRGLYFDGGTLSVWIVDPERRSIAVYDRDEPETPRVYAENDVIELAEILPGFRLSLAELFGEIDEFQNGPAVS, encoded by the coding sequence ATGTCCATCGACCTGGAAACACGAGTGACGAGGCTGGAAGACGTCCTGCAAGCCCTGGACGGCCTGCACGACGTTCCCCCCGCACGCATCCTGATGACGCCGACTCCCGGAACGGCCACCGAAGACGACGCGATCGCCGTTCTCGGACGAGGACGGATTCTCTGCGAACTGATCGACGGCGTGCTGGTGGAGAAGGGAATGGGATACATTGAGTCCTTCCTCGGCGTCGCAATCGCCGCGATGATGAGAGCGTTTGCCAGGGCTGGACGACTCGGCATCGTCTCGGGATCCGACGGCCCTTATCTCCTCGCCCCTGAAGTCGTCCTAATCCCTGACGTCGCCTTCCTGAGTTGGGCCCGATGTCCCACGGGCAGCGGACCGATCATGGCGGTCGCTCCCGACCTCGCCGTAGAGATCCTCAGCATCAGCAACACGAAAGCGGAGATGGAGCGAAAACGCGGGCTGTACTTCGACGGCGGGACGCTCTCGGTATGGATCGTTGACCCTGAGCGGCGATCGATCGCCGTTTATGATCGAGATGAGCCGGAAACTCCTCGGGTCTACGCGGAGAACGACGTGATCGAGCTGGCTGAGATCCTCCCTGGCTTCCGCCTGTCGCTGGCCGAACTCTTCGGCGAAATTGATGAGTTTCAAAACGGCCCTGCTGTTTCCTGA
- a CDS encoding DUF1549 and DUF1553 domain-containing protein, which translates to MPRRRVWIPSVLGLAIVGFALGDEPEPPAPLAKIEKYRADQRDHWAYQPLEPGTPPEVKENGWVRNPIDRYILADLETAELPHSPEAGRVALLRRLFHDLTGLPPTPEDVASFLGDDQPDAYEKVVDRLLSSPRFGERWAQHWLDLAHYADTNGFELDAERPDAWRYRDWLIAAINADMPYDRFISLQIAGDEIAPGDHHALIATGFLRAGPREVVGGNIVPEVRRQNELTEITSTVGSVVLGLTVACARCHDHKFDAIPSTDYYRLQAFFAAGELSEPSIASPDEVKAFEEAKKAVDEKTAPLTKEKAELEAPYRAAIAAQRKAMLSDEERAILAIPEKDRTPAQKRRASGLANSIRVTWEDVAAAVAKNPADHARRESLKIRIHEIARTLPRPPAHALALTDGSAKAPDSFVLRRGDPLVKGPRVEPRPPGVILACQEEASFDSDSIHPGEKTTGRRAALAKWLSETGNPLVARVIVNRLWQNHFGQGLVSTPSDFGVRGEPPSHPELLDWLAERLIAEGWRLKPIHRLMVTSAAYRQSSRPIAILTEQDEENSLLGRMNRRRIDAEALRDAMLAASGELNLKMGGPGVLAPLEKEVKDLIFTEAEEVDLWPVDPDPAQHVRRSIYLYKKRNVRPPLLESFDAPDNQTACPRRDSSTHALQALNLLNSEMARGRARALAQRLSCEASTDRPARVRQAYTRTLLRFPTEDETAQALAFISEQAAVHGEAAAWEDLALALMNCNEFLYIP; encoded by the coding sequence ATGCCGCGTCGAAGAGTCTGGATCCCCTCTGTCCTGGGACTGGCGATCGTCGGTTTCGCCCTGGGCGACGAGCCCGAACCCCCTGCTCCGCTGGCGAAGATCGAGAAGTACCGCGCCGACCAGCGCGACCACTGGGCCTACCAGCCCCTGGAGCCGGGAACGCCGCCGGAGGTTAAGGAGAACGGCTGGGTTCGCAACCCGATTGACCGATACATCCTCGCCGACCTCGAAACGGCCGAACTCCCGCATTCCCCCGAAGCCGGCCGCGTCGCGCTGCTCCGCCGCCTCTTCCATGACTTGACCGGCCTGCCGCCGACGCCGGAGGACGTCGCGTCCTTCCTGGGCGACGACCAGCCGGATGCCTACGAAAAAGTCGTCGACCGCCTGTTGTCCAGCCCCCGATTCGGCGAACGTTGGGCCCAGCACTGGCTGGACCTGGCCCACTATGCGGACACGAACGGCTTCGAGTTGGACGCCGAGCGTCCCGACGCCTGGCGCTACCGCGACTGGCTGATCGCGGCGATCAACGCGGACATGCCCTACGACCGATTCATCTCCCTGCAGATCGCGGGCGACGAGATCGCGCCCGGCGATCACCATGCGTTGATCGCCACGGGTTTCCTCCGCGCCGGACCTCGCGAGGTCGTCGGGGGAAACATCGTCCCCGAAGTCCGCAGGCAGAATGAACTCACGGAGATCACCTCCACCGTCGGATCGGTCGTCCTGGGCCTGACGGTCGCCTGCGCCCGCTGCCACGACCACAAGTTCGATGCCATCCCCAGCACCGACTACTACCGCCTCCAGGCGTTTTTCGCCGCCGGCGAGCTTTCCGAGCCGTCAATCGCCTCCCCCGACGAGGTTAAGGCCTTTGAGGAGGCGAAGAAGGCCGTCGATGAAAAGACCGCGCCGCTGACCAAGGAGAAGGCCGAGCTCGAAGCCCCCTACCGCGCCGCGATCGCAGCCCAGCGAAAGGCCATGCTCTCGGACGAGGAACGAGCCATCCTGGCGATCCCGGAGAAGGATCGGACGCCGGCCCAGAAACGGCGGGCCTCGGGCCTCGCGAACTCGATTCGAGTGACCTGGGAGGACGTCGCCGCCGCGGTCGCGAAGAACCCTGCCGACCACGCCCGGCGCGAGTCGCTCAAGATCCGAATCCATGAGATCGCGCGCACGCTTCCCCGTCCCCCCGCCCACGCGCTGGCGTTGACCGACGGCTCGGCGAAGGCCCCAGACTCGTTCGTCCTCCGTCGCGGCGATCCGCTCGTCAAGGGCCCGCGCGTCGAGCCTCGGCCCCCGGGCGTGATTCTGGCTTGCCAGGAAGAAGCCTCCTTCGACTCGGACTCGATCCACCCCGGCGAGAAGACGACCGGCCGACGCGCGGCGTTGGCGAAATGGCTGAGCGAGACGGGCAACCCTCTGGTCGCGCGGGTGATCGTCAACCGGCTCTGGCAGAACCACTTCGGCCAGGGACTGGTATCGACGCCCAGCGACTTCGGCGTCCGAGGCGAGCCCCCCTCACACCCCGAGCTGCTCGACTGGCTGGCCGAGCGTCTGATCGCCGAGGGTTGGCGACTCAAGCCGATCCATCGGCTGATGGTCACGTCAGCGGCCTACCGTCAGTCCAGCCGGCCGATCGCCATACTCACCGAACAGGACGAGGAGAACTCTCTTCTCGGCCGCATGAACCGCCGTCGGATCGACGCCGAGGCCCTCCGCGACGCCATGCTCGCGGCCTCCGGCGAGTTGAATCTCAAGATGGGCGGCCCCGGCGTCCTCGCGCCGCTGGAAAAGGAAGTGAAGGACCTGATCTTCACTGAAGCCGAGGAGGTCGACCTCTGGCCCGTCGACCCCGACCCGGCCCAGCACGTTCGACGGTCGATCTACCTCTACAAGAAGCGCAACGTCCGCCCCCCTCTGCTCGAATCCTTCGACGCGCCCGACAACCAGACCGCCTGCCCGCGCCGCGATTCCAGCACCCACGCCCTCCAGGCCCTCAACCTGCTCAACAGCGAGATGGCCCGAGGCCGCGCCCGAGCCCTGGCTCAGCGTCTATCGTGCGAGGCCTCGACCGATCGGCCGGCCCGTGTCCGCCAGGCCTACACGCGAACCCTCCTCCGCTTCCCGACCGAGGATGAGACCGCCCAAGCTCTGGCGTTCATCTCCGAGCAAGCCGCCGTCCACGGAGAGGCCGCCGCCTGGGAGGACCTCGCCCTGGCGCTGATGAACTGCAACGAGTTCCTGTATATCCCCTGA
- a CDS encoding ABC transporter ATP-binding protein — protein MASIEFREVSRRYGANPPAVDSLAFDVADGERLVILGPSGSGKTTLLRLIAGLDQPTTGEILFDGKRIDGVPPHRRDVGMVFQEPSLHPFLDVAGNLEFGLRARGVPREERRRRVAEVASMLRLDGLLNRRPAALSGGERQRAAIGRAVVRRPAVLLLDEPFSSLDLPLRTALRRDLVDLHDRLGMTLIHVTHDQGEALTLGRRIAVMNHGRLIQTGTPNEVYDRPASPFVARFVGDPPMNLIPTEVAVDSTTGMRRVRFLPGAAPSSTDAMTNVEEGRILMGIRPELISVLRGGDEGSSLPDRATFDAVVGRLEYRGDSVLATLDLSGIPVVARVSRDGEFREGDRVVAIVDLDRVCLFSE, from the coding sequence ATGGCGTCGATTGAATTTCGCGAAGTCTCGCGGCGCTATGGGGCGAACCCCCCGGCGGTCGACTCCCTCGCCTTCGACGTCGCCGATGGTGAACGTCTGGTAATCTTGGGGCCTTCGGGATCCGGGAAGACGACGCTTCTCCGCCTGATCGCCGGACTGGATCAGCCGACGACCGGGGAGATCCTTTTCGACGGCAAACGGATCGACGGCGTCCCCCCGCATCGCCGCGACGTCGGCATGGTCTTTCAGGAGCCTTCGCTCCATCCGTTCCTGGACGTGGCCGGGAACCTGGAGTTCGGCCTGCGGGCTCGGGGCGTCCCGCGTGAGGAGCGTCGCCGGCGGGTTGCGGAGGTCGCCTCCATGCTCCGCCTTGATGGACTGCTGAACCGCCGTCCCGCAGCGCTTTCGGGGGGGGAGCGTCAGCGAGCGGCCATCGGCCGGGCCGTTGTGCGACGTCCGGCCGTCCTGTTGCTGGACGAGCCGTTCTCGAGTCTCGACTTGCCCCTCCGCACGGCGCTGAGACGCGACCTCGTCGACCTCCACGATCGCCTGGGAATGACCCTGATCCACGTCACCCACGATCAGGGAGAAGCCCTGACCCTGGGGCGTAGGATCGCCGTGATGAACCACGGCCGACTGATCCAGACGGGAACCCCGAACGAGGTCTACGATCGCCCCGCGTCTCCGTTCGTCGCCCGTTTCGTCGGCGACCCTCCCATGAATCTGATCCCCACCGAGGTCGCCGTCGACTCGACGACCGGGATGCGGCGGGTCAGGTTCCTCCCGGGGGCCGCTCCATCGTCGACCGACGCGATGACGAACGTCGAAGAGGGCCGGATCCTGATGGGGATTCGGCCCGAACTCATCTCCGTGCTGAGGGGCGGCGACGAAGGTTCCTCCCTCCCGGACCGGGCGACGTTCGACGCCGTGGTGGGTCGGTTGGAATACCGGGGCGACTCCGTGCTGGCCACGCTCGACCTCTCCGGAATCCCGGTGGTCGCCCGGGTTTCCAGAGATGGCGAGTTCCGAGAGGGCGATCGAGTGGTCGCGATCGTCGATCTGGACCGGGTCTGCCTGTTTTCCGAGTGA
- a CDS encoding glycoside hydrolase family 18 protein: MTRFTSGLAFLALLGPALAPQSTRAEEARRDKVFVGYLYGNPKNPDYKLYTHICHAFVTADGEGRINANRRGVPSHDLTRDAHAAGVKVLVSLGGWGWDDQFRQIVANPEAESRYVEAVLKLVDEYDYDGIDLDWEYPDAPSETPGFERMTRTFRKRLDAIGATKGRKMFVTMAASSNYGTIDKLDTAFLLETMDWINVMTYDYAGAWSPRAGHNSPLFASSKEGPNGRSTERSMLYFLEKRGVPADRLAVGLALYGRGFPTPEPYSPRAKDAPRPFDVTYKDVPKRLQEGWTRTWDDETKVPWLTSPDGTKVAGYDDPESMRIKTEWAMSKGFRGVFFWQVDGDRLPDGSNPLQKAAHDAWSAAAK; this comes from the coding sequence ATGACCCGCTTCACGTCCGGCCTCGCATTCCTCGCCCTGCTTGGTCCCGCCCTCGCCCCCCAATCGACCCGCGCTGAGGAAGCACGACGGGACAAGGTGTTCGTCGGCTATCTGTACGGAAACCCCAAGAATCCGGATTACAAGCTCTACACCCACATCTGCCACGCCTTCGTCACCGCCGACGGCGAGGGCCGGATCAACGCCAATCGCCGAGGGGTCCCTAGCCACGACCTCACGCGAGACGCCCACGCGGCCGGCGTGAAGGTTCTGGTCTCGCTCGGCGGTTGGGGATGGGACGACCAGTTCCGTCAAATCGTGGCCAACCCCGAGGCCGAATCCCGCTACGTCGAGGCCGTCTTGAAGTTGGTGGATGAGTACGACTACGACGGGATCGACCTGGACTGGGAATACCCCGACGCCCCTTCCGAGACACCTGGTTTTGAGCGGATGACCCGGACCTTCCGCAAGCGACTCGACGCGATCGGGGCCACGAAGGGGCGGAAGATGTTCGTCACGATGGCGGCGTCCTCGAACTACGGAACCATCGACAAGCTCGACACGGCCTTCCTGCTGGAGACGATGGACTGGATCAACGTGATGACCTACGACTACGCCGGCGCCTGGTCGCCGCGAGCCGGCCATAACTCGCCCCTCTTCGCCTCCTCCAAGGAAGGCCCCAACGGCCGGTCGACCGAGCGTTCGATGCTCTACTTCCTGGAGAAGCGCGGAGTTCCCGCCGACCGATTGGCCGTCGGCCTGGCCCTCTACGGCCGCGGCTTCCCGACCCCCGAGCCGTACTCCCCCCGCGCCAAGGACGCTCCTCGGCCCTTCGACGTCACCTACAAGGACGTGCCGAAGCGGCTCCAGGAAGGCTGGACCCGCACCTGGGACGACGAGACCAAGGTTCCCTGGCTGACCTCGCCCGACGGAACCAAGGTCGCCGGCTACGACGACCCCGAATCGATGCGGATCAAGACCGAGTGGGCCATGTCCAAGGGCTTCCGCGGCGTCTTCTTCTGGCAAGTCGACGGCGACCGCCTTCCCGACGGCTCCAACCCGCTCCAGAAGGCCGCCCACGACGCCTGGTCCGCCGCCGCGAAGTAG